In Ruegeria sp. YS9, the genomic window CCAAAAGCCTAACAGCCGAATGCAATCCCGAATACTGCGCTCAACCCCAGCGCGACTGACGTGCACCATAACACCTGAAGAAGGCGTGTTATCCGGCATCATGTTTGTGCATATCACGAATTCGTGATAAGTTCGCCCATCCAAGAAGCCGAATTCAGGCTCGAAGGCCGAGGCAGCGTGAATGGGGGCAACCTGCAACGAGCAGAGTTGTTCCACGCGACTTTTCTTGGGGGCTATCATGACAGAATGGGCTATTCAGGCCGAAGAACTGGCCAATTGCAATTGCAATTTCGGTTGCCCGTGTCAGTTCAGCGTACTTCCGTCTCATGGAAACTGCGAGGCGGTTGTCGTTTTCGACATTCAAAGCGGTCACTACGGTGACATTGATCTGGGCGGGCTTCGGGCGGCAGGGGTCTATCATTGGCCGGGACCAATTCATGAAGGCAACGGTCAGATGCAGCTGATCATTGATGAAAGCGCAAAGGCTGACCAGCGGGCCGCGTTGCAAGCGATCATGACCGGTCAGGACACGGATGAAATGGCTACGTTCTGGTATGTCTTCAGCGCCATGGCGCCTTTGAAACATGAAACGCTGTTTGTTCCGATCGAGCTGGATTGGAACCGCGAAGAGCGCAGCGGATACGCCAAGGTTGCCGGGGTTTTCGATGTCGTGGTCAATCCGATCCCTCATATCGTCTCGGGCGCACCTCACCGCGCGTCGATACAATTGCCGAATGGCTTTGAATACCGCCATGCCGAGGCGGCATCGGGCAGTGCGACGACAACAGGCGGTCAGATCAGCCTGACCTTTGACGCGACGCACGCTCATCTGGCGCATCTGAACATCTCGGGCCATGGCGTCTTGGGCGCTTAGGCAGAGAACCCCCATGGCCAAACAGAACGCATCGCCCCGGGGCCGGACGGTTGAGCGGTTGCTGAGACAGGACAACGCGATTGTTCTGGGAAGCGTCCTTCTGATCATCCTCGGTGCAACCTGGTACACGATAGCCGGCGTCGGGATGAACATGTCCGCGGTCGAGATGACCCGGATGGCCGGCCCGGTCGGAGACCCCATGCAAATGGGCCCGGCAGCAGCGTGGAGCGCAAGCTATGCTTTGCTGATCTTTCTGATGTGGTGGGTCATGATGATCGCCATGATGACCCCGAGCGCTGCGCCTGCCGTTCTTCTGTTCATCGCGGTCAAGCGGACAGGGCCCGAAAAGCATCGGACGGTTGCGTTCAGCCTGTGGTTTTTATCCGGCTATCTGGTGGTCTGGGGGGCGCTCAGCCTGATTGCAACCGCATTGCAATGGGGGTTGGAACATGTCGGGCTGTCCGACGGGCGGATGATGACGATCAGCTCGGGCGTCTTCGCAGGAAGTATTCTGCTGGCGGCTGGCGCCTATCAGTTTTCAGGTTTGAAAAACGCATGCCTGCGCCACTGTCAAAGCCCCGCACGTTTCCTGGCCGATCACAACCGGCCCGGAACATTCGGTGCATTCCGAACCGGTATCCTGCACGG contains:
- a CDS encoding DUF2182 domain-containing protein, whose product is MAKQNASPRGRTVERLLRQDNAIVLGSVLLIILGATWYTIAGVGMNMSAVEMTRMAGPVGDPMQMGPAAAWSASYALLIFLMWWVMMIAMMTPSAAPAVLLFIAVKRTGPEKHRTVAFSLWFLSGYLVVWGALSLIATALQWGLEHVGLSDGRMMTISSGVFAGSILLAAGAYQFSGLKNACLRHCQSPARFLADHNRPGTFGAFRTGILHGTYCLGCCWALMLLLFVGGIMNLYWIVGIAAYVALEKLLPGARWLVPVTGSALIGAGLWFITAPLFSGT
- a CDS encoding DUF1326 domain-containing protein, giving the protein MTEWAIQAEELANCNCNFGCPCQFSVLPSHGNCEAVVVFDIQSGHYGDIDLGGLRAAGVYHWPGPIHEGNGQMQLIIDESAKADQRAALQAIMTGQDTDEMATFWYVFSAMAPLKHETLFVPIELDWNREERSGYAKVAGVFDVVVNPIPHIVSGAPHRASIQLPNGFEYRHAEAASGSATTTGGQISLTFDATHAHLAHLNISGHGVLGA